Proteins encoded within one genomic window of Hevea brasiliensis isolate MT/VB/25A 57/8 chromosome 8, ASM3005281v1, whole genome shotgun sequence:
- the LOC110649025 gene encoding dof zinc finger protein DOF3.6 isoform X1 codes for MVFSSIPVYLDPPNWQQQPNQQPGAGGENPQLPSPPPPSGGGGGSSSGAIRPGSMSERARLAKIPQPEAALKCPRCESTNTKFCYFNNYSLSQPRHFCKTCRRYWTRGGALRNVPVGGGCRRNKRSKGSRSKSPSKAGSSSSSGLVSNSCTTDVIGHMAPPPPQLPILPPLHHLGDYNSTDIGLNFGGIQPPVAATAGGGGGMEFQIGSTSSGGAGGSLLSTGLVDQWRFQQVQQFPFLANLEPPTGLYPFEGEGVEPPNYVGQLRSKPLDSGVTQQAPVKMEENQGLNLSKNFLGITGSDQYWGGNAWTDLPGFTSSSTSHLL; via the exons ATGGTCTTCTCTTCCATTCCAGTCTATCTAGATCCACCCAACTGGCAGCAg CAGCCTAATCAGCAACCGGGAGCTGGAGGAGAAAACCCTCAACTTCCATCGCCGCCTCCGCCCTCTGGAGGTGGTGGGGGTAGTAGCTCTGGAGCAATCAGGCCTGGCTCGATGTCTGAACGAGCTAGACTGGCAAAGATTCCCCAGCCCGAAGCAGCCCTTAAATGTCCGAGATGTGAATCAACAAATACTAAATTTTGTTACTTCAATAATTATAGCCTTTCTCAGCCTCGCCACTTTTGCAAGACCTGCAGGCGGTACTGGACGAGAGGAGGTGCACTAAGGAACGTACCGGTTGGTGGCGGATGTCGAAGAAATAAAAGGAGTAAAGGTAGTAGATCGAAATCTCCGAGTAAAGCTGGGTCTAGCTCCAGTAGTGGACTTGTTTCTAATAGTTGCACCACTGATGTTATAGGGCACATGGCCCCTCCACCACCACAATTGCCAATCTTGCCACCTTTACATCATCTTGGTGACTACAATTCCACAGACATCgggttaaattttggtggaattCAGCCTCCGGTGGCGGCGACagctggtggaggtggtggtatgGAGTTTCAGATTGGAAGTACCAGTTCAGGTGGTGCTGGTGGTTCTTTATTATCTACTGGACTTGTTGATCAGTGGAGATTTCAACAAGTTCAGCAATTCCCTTTCTTGGCTAATTTAGAACCACCAACTGGGTTGTATCCATTTGAAGGTGAAGGGGTTGAGCCTCCAAATTACGTTGGTCAGCTTCGGTCTAAGCCGTTGGACAGTGGAGTAACTCAGCAAGCCCCcgtaaaaatggaagaaaatcaaggatTGAATTTGTCAAAGAATTTTTTGGGTATTACAGGAAGTGATCAATATTGGGGTGGCAATGCATGGACTGATCTTCCTGGTTTCACTTCCTCTTCCACAAGCCATCTCTTGTGA
- the LOC110649025 gene encoding dof zinc finger protein DOF3.6 isoform X3, whose protein sequence is MVFSSIPVYLDPPNWQQQPNQQPGAGGENPQLPSPPPPSGGGGGSSSGAIRPGSMSERARLAKIPQPEAALKCPRCESTNTKFCYFNNYSLSQPRHFCKTCRRYWTRGGALRNVPVGGGCRRNKRSKGHMAPPPPQLPILPPLHHLGDYNSTDIGLNFGGIQPPVAATAGGGGGMEFQIGSTSSGGAGGSLLSTGLVDQWRFQQVQQFPFLANLEPPTGLYPFEGEGVEPPNYVGQLRSKPLDSGVTQQAPVKMEENQGLNLSKNFLGITGSDQYWGGNAWTDLPGFTSSSTSHLL, encoded by the exons ATGGTCTTCTCTTCCATTCCAGTCTATCTAGATCCACCCAACTGGCAGCAg CAGCCTAATCAGCAACCGGGAGCTGGAGGAGAAAACCCTCAACTTCCATCGCCGCCTCCGCCCTCTGGAGGTGGTGGGGGTAGTAGCTCTGGAGCAATCAGGCCTGGCTCGATGTCTGAACGAGCTAGACTGGCAAAGATTCCCCAGCCCGAAGCAGCCCTTAAATGTCCGAGATGTGAATCAACAAATACTAAATTTTGTTACTTCAATAATTATAGCCTTTCTCAGCCTCGCCACTTTTGCAAGACCTGCAGGCGGTACTGGACGAGAGGAGGTGCACTAAGGAACGTACCGGTTGGTGGCGGATGTCGAAGAAATAAAAGGAGTAAAG GGCACATGGCCCCTCCACCACCACAATTGCCAATCTTGCCACCTTTACATCATCTTGGTGACTACAATTCCACAGACATCgggttaaattttggtggaattCAGCCTCCGGTGGCGGCGACagctggtggaggtggtggtatgGAGTTTCAGATTGGAAGTACCAGTTCAGGTGGTGCTGGTGGTTCTTTATTATCTACTGGACTTGTTGATCAGTGGAGATTTCAACAAGTTCAGCAATTCCCTTTCTTGGCTAATTTAGAACCACCAACTGGGTTGTATCCATTTGAAGGTGAAGGGGTTGAGCCTCCAAATTACGTTGGTCAGCTTCGGTCTAAGCCGTTGGACAGTGGAGTAACTCAGCAAGCCCCcgtaaaaatggaagaaaatcaaggatTGAATTTGTCAAAGAATTTTTTGGGTATTACAGGAAGTGATCAATATTGGGGTGGCAATGCATGGACTGATCTTCCTGGTTTCACTTCCTCTTCCACAAGCCATCTCTTGTGA
- the LOC110649025 gene encoding dof zinc finger protein DOF3.6 isoform X2, giving the protein MVFSSIPVYLDPPNWQQPNQQPGAGGENPQLPSPPPPSGGGGGSSSGAIRPGSMSERARLAKIPQPEAALKCPRCESTNTKFCYFNNYSLSQPRHFCKTCRRYWTRGGALRNVPVGGGCRRNKRSKGSRSKSPSKAGSSSSSGLVSNSCTTDVIGHMAPPPPQLPILPPLHHLGDYNSTDIGLNFGGIQPPVAATAGGGGGMEFQIGSTSSGGAGGSLLSTGLVDQWRFQQVQQFPFLANLEPPTGLYPFEGEGVEPPNYVGQLRSKPLDSGVTQQAPVKMEENQGLNLSKNFLGITGSDQYWGGNAWTDLPGFTSSSTSHLL; this is encoded by the exons ATGGTCTTCTCTTCCATTCCAGTCTATCTAGATCCACCCAACTGGCAGCAg CCTAATCAGCAACCGGGAGCTGGAGGAGAAAACCCTCAACTTCCATCGCCGCCTCCGCCCTCTGGAGGTGGTGGGGGTAGTAGCTCTGGAGCAATCAGGCCTGGCTCGATGTCTGAACGAGCTAGACTGGCAAAGATTCCCCAGCCCGAAGCAGCCCTTAAATGTCCGAGATGTGAATCAACAAATACTAAATTTTGTTACTTCAATAATTATAGCCTTTCTCAGCCTCGCCACTTTTGCAAGACCTGCAGGCGGTACTGGACGAGAGGAGGTGCACTAAGGAACGTACCGGTTGGTGGCGGATGTCGAAGAAATAAAAGGAGTAAAGGTAGTAGATCGAAATCTCCGAGTAAAGCTGGGTCTAGCTCCAGTAGTGGACTTGTTTCTAATAGTTGCACCACTGATGTTATAGGGCACATGGCCCCTCCACCACCACAATTGCCAATCTTGCCACCTTTACATCATCTTGGTGACTACAATTCCACAGACATCgggttaaattttggtggaattCAGCCTCCGGTGGCGGCGACagctggtggaggtggtggtatgGAGTTTCAGATTGGAAGTACCAGTTCAGGTGGTGCTGGTGGTTCTTTATTATCTACTGGACTTGTTGATCAGTGGAGATTTCAACAAGTTCAGCAATTCCCTTTCTTGGCTAATTTAGAACCACCAACTGGGTTGTATCCATTTGAAGGTGAAGGGGTTGAGCCTCCAAATTACGTTGGTCAGCTTCGGTCTAAGCCGTTGGACAGTGGAGTAACTCAGCAAGCCCCcgtaaaaatggaagaaaatcaaggatTGAATTTGTCAAAGAATTTTTTGGGTATTACAGGAAGTGATCAATATTGGGGTGGCAATGCATGGACTGATCTTCCTGGTTTCACTTCCTCTTCCACAAGCCATCTCTTGTGA